Sequence from the Microplitis demolitor isolate Queensland-Clemson2020A chromosome 7, iyMicDemo2.1a, whole genome shotgun sequence genome:
cattaattaaaatacattcGTCATACTTGTTTGTTATGATTACATTTAgacatttttatcaatattcaagTCACCGCATGTACATCAACAGCGCTAACAATTTAACTACTGTATAAATTAAGAATTGTTTCATAATGTTCATGGTGTAGTAACTTACACCTTAGGTATAGTAGGACATAAGCAAGAGTTCAACTTTTACTTAGGTCAAGTaactttttcaatgaaaagTTGCAGATAGCAATAAACAGAAGCATTTACGGTAAACTTGACATCAACTTTCATAATAATATCACAATCTAAATGAAGAATgtaaatctatttttattaactaataaaacGGCTTTGTTTTGTTTGTCATCGCAGTCTATTGATCTAACAGCGCAATGGCAAGAATTGTGTtccaaaaatgaatttaatactGCATACACTACGACATGTTTCCCCCGAAAAATCAGATGTCCAAGGACTATTATAAGAAGGCCGCATCAGTCTGCTCTCAGTAAATTACCGGCTGTCCTCGCGATAACATCTTACTATATTAAACAACGAAAGTTATTGTCAAAACAATGTATGCCGAACGTTCTTCTAATCTGAGCATTCATGAGTTTTGGAGGCGTAAAAGTTCGAAATACATGAAAACCATCAAGTCCGAGCACCTGTTCGTCAACCATACCTGCTGGTACGAGGAAACTCCGGAAACGAAGAAACGAAACCGAAGACACCGTCACAGAAGTAGTGTGAAATCGATCCAGAGCTTGGAGCCGTCTGTCAACGGATCAGACAGTTTCTACGCAAGCTATGTCGACGGGTACGATCTGAAAAGGAAGTTCATAGTGGTTGAGACCCTTACATCCGAAAAAAAGTCTCGCAACTACTGGAAACTAATTTGGGAAACTAACTGTCGCGTAATAGTGAGATTCGACATTAATGATTGGAAAAACTGTCAATATTGGCTGCATAATCATATTTCTGACTACACTGAAGGTGAATTCAATGTGtggaaaaagaaaacaatCTCACATAACTACTATACGGAAATATTACTCACAGTTGCCAATAAGAAAAATGGCAAATCAAAACAAATAACTCATTATGAGTATCATGAACACCCAGACGGTAAATTGCCAATCGAATCAGCGcggtttatatttttcttgaagATGGTCAACAAAAGTCAGGAAAACTACAACATATCTGCATCATCATCAAACAAATGTGCGCGTACACCAATAGTGGTTCACAGTGTTGGACGTTATGAAAGAGCGATATCGTTCTGTGCGTTAGACATCTGTTTAAACCAGATACGGGAAACAAAGTCAGTGTCAGTGCCTAGtgtattactaaaaataaaaggtCAAACGCAATTAGATTTCTTTAGCTTTGAGGAATACCTAATCATTAACAAAATCTTATTGCATAGTAAATGGGCGTTAGAGTTGAAAACGGAAGATGATGGTAAGACCTCGTTTTTCAGAAGCCGAGTCAGAAAATATTGTTTGATTTTCAAAAGAGCGTCTGTTTTCTGAACATGAGGCTGTAGGCTTAGGGTTGTCATGTACTAGTTTTACCTATGTATCACTGAAATGGTTAATTGTAACTTTAGGTTTCACTATATTTGAAATTGGTATCTCtatataattaaagaaataagcATTATAATTAAgcttattattttgtaaaatattgtGTATTAAAGATTTTTCGTAAtcgtttgttatttatttttattctgcaTAACAATTAAGAATTTTCAAAGAACAGCACAGCCAAATAAAGTcataaaatatgaaacaaATTGCTCTATTAGGtggtaagaaaattttcaaacacatTCTTAACCCATGGCTAATCAACTACTCTACTCATCAGGGATCATAATCtcgatattatttaattctatgGCTGACTGCCAAAGCCGAGCATAATAATTGTCAACACTCTGAGACGCTGATCAGACTCGAAGTTCCGTGCAAACAATTTTGGTTTCTGTTGTAGTTGCAATACGGTCTATAATCGACTGCACCTGAGTATCACTACAGGCATACTTCAACAGATAATGTAGTCATATAAAGATTATGATTTGATGTGCATCTTAAAGATGTGCAAAAAGAGACATTATTGGCTTTAGTTCAATTTGTTGGTCTATATCTTTCAACAGGTGGCATTTCGAGGTGATTAATATCCATGTGGGTGTGTCTAAACAAAATTTGGTTCTTACATATTTCTCAAATGTACCAACAGATTTGAATGCGTCTTCAGCGGTCGGAAGGTTATATTAAAGcttacatataattagtgatttaaattactctgctaaatattttctaagttattggaaaaatggaacagtaaaaataaattttttttttttagttaatttagaatattaataagGACATGCTATCATCACTTGCATTAGTGACCTATTTCATGtacttttatcattaaattaatttaaaacatatatattttgtccTGCTCCATTAACGGAACAGTATTATAATACCTATAAAACGTGTACTGTTGGTTAATGAGGAAAATTagttcaaatgtttttttaccaaaatatatttatttcaggaAATGTAAAAATACTTTCGTATTCTGCGTTTCAACCCTAAGAGATTCATAGTCAGATAATGTAACTAGACTTTAACGCGCTATTTCATAATTTACGagctcattatttaaaaacgagAAACACACATGTTTTAGTACGCTTAACGAACTGCTGACAAaagtcattttataaaataaaactaaaaaaatgtcaagtcTTAAAGACAGAAAGCTTTCAACTATTAAGACTGGATTGATcgtaaaatgttttattgcTGTATTAATCAATGTCGTTCTTTGATGATAGTTCACTAAAACGAAAGAATTATGAGTACCATATTTGCACTCAACAGACACCATGACAGAGGAACCGTTCCAAAATATTCTACGTCGTGGCTTAAATAATGACCATAACGCAATTATGATGGCTGTAAATCTTTTTTGCGAGATTAAAGCTTTTATGCTACTCTCGTAAATTATCTATATCCGTGATGAGTAACGGCCAAACATGAATAATAACTGATAAGAATTTTCGTAAATTTccgttgtaatttttttgatgcgcagaaaataaattattgtatttcaCAATAGTTAGCAAACTCAATTTGTTTGCCTAAATGAATACTCAGTAGGTAAGCACAAGTTTTCTGGTTATTGATAAGGTTGTAGGTTTTACTGATAACGTCATAATAGTACGACCACTAAATTTAGGAATGTTTTGAGTTTAGTTACAAAAGGAAGTAcagactgaaaaaaataacgctAATGATGCCTACAACCGCAAAAGCGGAAAAATGGATggttagtaaaaaataataatttacgaatggcatttttctaaaaatacttgaggataaataatatactgcTGTCGCGATAGTTCAGCTGCGAAATATTACATTTGAAAACATTCCATGATATGAAGGAACTAAAGGGGGCGTTTACATGCAACGGTACGAATCCGCTATTCTATTTAAGTTTAAGTGCTGGGTCTCTAAATGATATTTAGGGACGACTCATTCCAAAGGCATAGGAGATTCTGAAATGGTAACCAAGATTAGCATGGGAATACAAGAGTTTTCtggtactttttatttatgactAATATTGCTCAAGGTATAATTGCCTTTTGATATACAGTCGAATTGATAGGTACTCAATCGGTTTACATCTAAAATCATACTTATCATATCGTATGAGGATATACTAATGGTACAGCCAGGGTTATTTCTCGGCTATAAAATGTTTGAAGCTATATAAGGTAGCAAAGATAAGATAACCGGTAATGTTGCTAATCTAAATGCTGTTCTTTATCCCTCCTTACGAGCAGATAATTACAGCAAGCTATAGTACAAATTGTACcttatcaaatatattttaggaataaaatatattaaacagTCTCAATTAGTTTAGTCAAATTCTTAGGTGTAGAACACTGTAAATTGTATTATGTATCcacttatattaattatattatccGTTATTTCACAAGTAAAGTACATACTTTGTTATCGTTCTCCAAACATGAATCAGCAACCGATAACCTATGACCTATAAAAATCGGGAAAGCTCACATTCCGAGTTCGTGAACAGATAGTGTTATCACAATACATTAAACATTTAGGAGGTTCCGGTAGAGTATATAGATAGGCAGGCCGAATAAAATACACCACTTCGGGAATACGTTTCATTCGAGATAGAATCGTAAGCCACTACTAAACGATGGAGCGTGCAGATAATTCAAATCTTGAAATGCTGCTTGAGACAGATTGGCAGCTACATCAGGTGTATACTGGAGAGaacatttttttcgttatcGCAAAATTGGGATGGTTGAAGACACTGCATACACTCAACGTGCTTATAGATGAAGAAATCAAGCCATGGCTGCAACAGCGAAACAAGCTTGGCGATACTTGTATTCACGTTGCCGCGTTGGCGAATAGAGGGAAGCAAGCAATACAGTTGATAGAAAAGTTAGTGGAATATGGAGCAAATCTAAATACAAGAAGAAATTGTAATGGTGATACTGTACTTGACATAGCAGTGAAGAACAAAGATCATGAACTCACTGTGTGGTTATGGAAGCAGCCAAGCATCAATTTACAAACAGAAAAATTCTTCCACTACGTTATGGAccaaatgaaattaaaagaaagtcaggaaaataaaatggagATACTCGAAGCTTATATGATGCAATTGTTCAAGTAGTTAACGACAACGAAGACAGTGATTTAGAATATTAACCTACATTCTATCAATTAAATTGTGTAGACATAAGTGGTATATGTACATGTCAGAAATAGCATAAGCGTGTTTAtcgataagaaataaatttcaaatatagaTAATGTAGCCTTAGTTCGTAGGTTTAGAATAACTTGTATGTGGATTTGTGTATAACTGGtttaaaaagatttaacaGCAACTATAATGTAAgtaaaaatctaactatttTAACCATAGCTTAATAATATCTACTTCTCAATTTTCATGTTTGTTTTTGACCAGAGTAGTTAATCACATCCGATATGGACGAACAAAAACCTTACAATATTAGATCGTTATTGATATATAGATGTTGTAATatgtattgatatatatatatatgtaagcggctgaggcagccgttcggcacgcgcgtggctcgggcgatcaccgaagttaagtagcatcgagcatgatcactacttggctgggtgaccgttTAGTCACACGTCGGGTTCGAACGAAGGTCTCTGATCGCTAGGCGCGGGATGAAGATccagtgatcggtaaaatgggaattttatcgatcatTGAAGCTTCACCCAAACCGAACTGTACTGGCTAGGTTTTTTCTGTGGTTTCCCTAGCCACTGCACCTCCATTGCACAAGGGAGGTTGCAGGGCATCACCGTAATGATACAGTAcagtataagcacaagtcgggccacagcCGCACAACGGAAGGCAGAGGAGAAGAAGTAAAGCAGTTTGCGATATAAaggcaaaaagtgtaaaaggccGTAATTGCGGCTATaaactagaaaacaattaaaattaaaaaattatatatatatgtattaatgcATTGATATACAGGTATAttgtaatttactattttgtaGCTTGTTTCTAAATCGTTGTATCGTGTAAGTTTTTGGGCtgtattttacttttcatttctATAATAAACGTAACTGGAACTAAaccttttttttccttcaaatTCAATGCCATACTTAAAACTTTAATACTAATATAGAAAGTGTAATATAATGAAATCCCTTCGTCTTGCATATACACGAAGACAAtcttaatatgaatatttttcaattttattccaTAGAAAGTTTAACTGCATCTATCCTTACAATCAGATAATTACGGCAGGCTATAGTACATCTTGAACcttataaaatatgttttaagaataaaatatattaataagtcTTAgttagctgaaaaaaaattaatgtaacgggacgaTTAAGTCCACCTCCGTTTGACGGGAGGCCAATACCACACCCTTCTGGGCACACCTGCGTTGCGTAACCCTATTTGTCTATTATGAATCCACCATATATTATAAGAGCGAAATATGAACATAAGCTCACATTATGTGGGTGCCCCACCAACAGCCACCACGAGACCGACCTCACTTGGACTCAAACACTCCttccatctcaggaaatagaaagactctggtcgaagtggggcttggaatgggtCCCCCATGGTACCAATTCCCCTATCGTCCCACAGATTGCATAGGTTAGTGATGGGACGCGATTTCTCCACATACCCATACGGGTTTCCTCCTTTTATAAGTTTATCAGTGACAGCGGCATCAAAGGAACAATAACAAGTTACCTTTGTACAAGTCCGTCATCAGGCAATTCTACCACTAACATACCCTGACTAAGAAATCtaatttagaataatttgaaattgcATAACTCTTAAtcattttgaatcattcaaaATCGGGAAAGCCTAAATCCCGAGTTCGTAAACAGACTGTGGTATTACATATAGGGTAAAAGCACCAGTGATCAGCCCCAATTCAGTACCCACCCACTTCATGttaaattatatctatatatagttTGAGCCAATGTTAAAGTATATGACCGGCTGGCTACTGAGTATTCGCTCTGAGTGAAGCCATGGTAGGGGAAATCAAATTGACTGAAGCGTTTGCAGTGGTTACTTTCGGAGTTACGGGAGGCTATGATTACTGAAATTGTAAGCAAGCACAcatgaaagtatttattttgttattatttaattatttatttttcattttgattttttccttagtatcatattttgactttgatatgaatttcaaacaacttaacctaaatgcttactgcaatcttttttattttttatcattatacttacttattgttggttcgtttagctaaaaaacaaaactgcaattactataaaactgtcacatacttttgacaactttttttttactattatttataatatttatttatttttatgtttcttgctattgacatacgtatgaaaacatactctgacagcctcccgtagttcatattttgtctggcgctGCAGTCACACTCATAGCGAATAGGCTGGATACTAGTGCTCTTACCCTACTATTGTCCACGATGAAAACAAACGATAACCTATGACTGTTCATTGAAATTAGGGAAGTCCGAATCCCAAATTTGTAAACAGATATTGTTATCGCAATATAGCAGGATGGAACACGTCATAATACGTATGATATAAATGAAGTGTAGATAAAAATACACCAGTTTGTGAACACAATTCATTCGGGATAGAACCGTGAAATATTTCTAAGCAATGGATAGTTCAGATAAGTCAAATCTTCCGCTTCTGCTCGAGATAGACTGGGAGCGACATGAGGCATATACTGGAGAGAATATTTTTCACGTCATTGCAAAAAAAGGATGGTTAAAGATGCTGTGTGCACTCGAGGGGCTCGTAGATGAAAAGATCAAGCCATGGCTACGAAAGTGGAGCAGGGACGGCAATACTTGCCTCCACGAAGCAGCGTTGAGAAATAAAGGACCACAAGCAATACGGATAATGGAAAAGTTAATAGAATATGGAGCAGaccttaatttaaaaagttcttGTCATAAACCTGTACTTCACGTGGCAGTAGAAAGAAACGACTATGAACTAGTTGCATGGATTTGTCAGCAACCAGGCATCAATTTGGAAGCAGAAGATTTCTACAAATTCACTGCCCACCAATTGGCATCGAAGAAAAATCTCaacaatgacaaaaaaatggTGAAGATACTTGAAACCTATGGTGCAATTCCTCGGCAAGATGGCAGCAGTGAAGACGAAGTAAGTGATTCAGAAGAAAAGAGTGATTCAGAATAGTAACTGgaagtgtgaaaaaaaaatgttgtattCAAAAATGTTATGTGTACGTGCTGCAAATAACATAAGTGCACTTGTGTTTCATCGGTAAGTGATAAGTGCTAGACATAGACAATGTCGCCTTAGTTAATAGGTTTGGAATAACTTGTATGCGAATTTGTATTGAATTGTTTATTAGATTTAAAGAGactataatgtaaaaaaaattaaatataattatatataattgtatgtaattatctagttcatttttatgttattcTCTGATCGGAATAAGTAATGAATCACATCCGATAACCGAATGTTAATCGATCGCTATTGATGTATAGGTATTGTAATTTACTGTTTGTAACTTGTTTCTAAATCATTGTATCATGTAGGGTATTGGGtagtattttgattttcatttttataataaacataacTGGGTCTAAAacgtcgttttttttttgttttcaaattcaatacTATATGATATCTTAACGTACATCCAATGTTGTTTATAggctataaaatattttaagttatttagcGTACCAAATTAAGCTTTCACCGATACTCTATGTCCGGTAAGAAAATTGCAGTTCACAAACCTAATGATGATCCCTTTTATctttcaaaaatgaaaatttcttgATGAAGTCCAACCCTGGTCGACCCTAGTCCATTTTGTATGAAAATCtcgtataaaattgacaacgGTCGACTAGGATCGCATTCCatcaagaaattttcttaCTTGACATAGAATAGGTAGAACATCAAATGACGTCAGGACGAACCTGCTATTGACGTAATTTTCGGCGGATAAGTATCCTACATCTCGAAATAATCTCTCTAACTGATCCTCAGGTAGTTGTCCTTACGCAAATCGAGTAGTGCTGAATTAACTCGTCGAACATATGGCATACAACAGAGGTTTTAATAACATACtaaatatgtattaaattcagaatatagagctttttaaattataaatgaaaatcatATGTTTTTAAgatatgatgataaaaataacggCTTAAAGAGTACTATTACTTTTAGGAAAAAATAGCCAAGAATCAATCATGTAGGTCTAAATAGATCCAGTTAGACCGATGTAGACCTAATTTATCCGAATTTTAGACCTACATTGATCTCCATAGttacttgtaaatttatttgcgtTATCATATATTAGTAATATAATGAagaaatatacatatatatatatattttctgatttgttttaatatatattagtaatataaagcgagagtatatatatatatatatatatatatatatatatatatatatatatatatatatatatatatatatatatatatatatatatatatatatatatatactctcgttttatattactaatatatatcaaaacaaatcagaaaatattgatttttcacaaagacataaaaataaataacataaatttatttaacatcatctaaaattaatttttttattatgaatcaTCCATCTACAAACGGCCTTAATTATTGACAACACATGAAAATGTCATATCCCgcaatgattaattaattgcacATAGTAACAGTTAatcaatttatcatttcttgtCTATAAATTTACACATTCTAATTGATGTTTTATGTTGTCGGGCAAGTGTAGTCTTTTATTCTGCAACAACAAATAGTATTTTACGTTAAAATTATGCGCAATGATCTAATGTCATcactaataatataaatgtatatcttTAATGTCGAAGCACTGTAGTAgtgatataatttattcataaattatccGTACAGTAGCACTCCGATTATCCGGATCAAATTTTACGtctataaaattatctcaATCATTATTCTTTGTTATCTTTCCTACTCTCGTCTATGCTTTTTTTCTTAGATGACTTTTATTACTGCTCTTaattaactgaaaaattatctgaaaccAATCCGGATAAGCGGTATTCTTTATTCACTTTTGAATACGAAAATGTTAGACTATATCTTGTACCAGATTACCTATtgaaattagaataaaaagtCTACTACATTCTTATTGAACAGAATATACTCGAATAAATATCCTTGATTAAAGTTATCTTTCCCGAGCAAATAATGAGTAGAAATTTGAATCCCCATGTAACGAAAATTCgttacaaaaaagtatttctttctACGATTGTAAAGATTCTGAAGTTTTTCTTGGTACAAATAGATCACTCGAAACAAAAATCAGTTGAAAAAGGATATTTTTCTGCTCTACCAGGATTGATGTAGCAAATTCGAATCCTATTGTCCATAGAAATCAGAAAACGACGTAACTAAATGTACAATTTTCGAAATTAGGGGTGTGACAATAACtagtttttaattcttttttattcacGGACAAATATTAGGCTTAAAATGATGCCTTTGGCATTTTCTAGGACTTTCACGAGATGAATTTTGCATTtccaaaagtaataatttttttgccagaaaaactgttttaaaattttaatttactccaCGAGTATAACGGAAATAGTTTCGTCCATTTTTCAGAGTATGGAAAAGAGGTCAGGCACCGAAAATTTCTACATATCCCACTTTTCCAGCACTACATAGTGCTGTCATCTACTGCCAGTGATCAGAATTAAATTccaaaaacattatttttctgcGCAAGTCTCTACACTAAATTATCGATCGTACTAAATTATTCTACTGAAGAAACGTCAAGTTACAGGTGACATTTGTTTACGTACCGGGTACCacagcaataaaataaaaacaataatctcaacaaataaatcactatGCACTAACTCATGTCATACATATTCACATATACTGATATATAATAATCATGCCTGGACCAGAGGTACGTTAtcacaaatattaattattttaatattaatattaatattatttattaatgttatttaattttttaaataaatatattaaggaCAACACATCAGAACTAGGTGAGATAGAAAATGTACGAGTTGTAGTACGTGTTAGACCATTAAATGGAAAGGAGTTGGACggtcattgtaaaaaaatagtcaaagtCGATCGTCTCAACTCCGAAATAACTGTCGAGAATCCTAATGCAGTTCATGGTGAACCACCAAAAGTATTTTCGTTCGACGCGACGTTCGATGATGACTCGACCCAAGTGGACATCTACAATGAAACGGCCCGTCCAATTGTTGATAAAGTGCTACAAGGTTACAATGGCACGATATTTGCGTACGGTCAAACTGGTACGGGCAAAACATACACAATGTCCGGCGCTAAAACACCACCACAGTTACGTGGAATAATTCCTAACACCTTTGCCCAAATATTTGGCCACATCGCCAAGGCCGATGATAAGCAGAAATTTTTGGTACGCGCTACTTATCTGGAAATATACAATGAAGAGATTCGCGATCTGCTGGGCAAAGATCAAAACACACGACTGGAAGTCAAGGAGAGGCCTGACATCGGAGTTTTTGTTAAAGACTTGAGCGGATATGTTGTCAACAATGCTGATGACTTGGACAGAATTATGTCCCTGGGAAATAAAAAtcgtaattacttttttttacgtattTTCAATCTGTGGCTGCtgtggaattattttattttcgttagtttttattatttattgtaaaccGTGATAACTATTCGTCATTACAGGTGTGGTTGGAGCAACTGCGATGAATGTATCGAGTTCCAGATCGCATGCGATATTTACGATAACTGTCGAATCTAGTCAACTTGGCGAAGACAATGAGCAGCATGTGAAAATGGGAAAACTTCATCTTGTTGATCTAGCAgtatgttaatatttattttacatttatccgatgataaatttattcaattattcgcaatatcaatcatttttttaagccCCAccattcataaattttttttgaacctcttaaatttgtaatatttttttcactaattcgaATTTTTGTCAGAGATAAGTAGAGAGATCAGACacgaatctaaaaaaaaattatttctggtCACTCTAAAAACAAAACTTCTCTATTTGAATCGGGCagtttgaaaagttaaaaataattcgaaaattgacgAATTATTCGAGTCGAATTTcgaatcaataattaaatgtaaaaatagtttaataaattaatataaatttataatattaatataaaggGTTCAGAAAGACAAAGTAAAACGAAAGCAACAGGAATACGTCTCCGTGaagcaacaaaaataaatttatcattatcaacaCTTGGTAATGTCATATCAGCATTAGTTGATGGTCAGAGTTCCCATGTGCCTTacagaaattcaaaattgactAGACTTTTACAAGATTCGTTGGGTGGTAATTCAAAAACATTAatggtaataaaatttcaattatttatctactaataatttctaaaataattaagttaattattttttttagtgtgcAAACATAAGCCCAGCGGATATGAATTACGACGAAACAATAAGTACATTACGGTATGCAAATCgagctaaaaatataaagaatcgAGCGAGAATAAATGAAGATCCTAAAGACGCATTGTTGCGACAGTTTCAAGATGAAATTGAACAGCTGCGTAAACAATTGGAAGAAAACGGAGAAGAATTATCGGAATCAGATGCCGATACTGATGAGTCAAATCCAGCTGAGGATGATTTAAATTCACGTAAAACAAAACGAAAAAGTCAGATACTGACGATGGAAGAGTTAGACGATAAAGACATTGAAGTAGCCCAGGAAAAAATCGACAAAGCCGAACATACAGACAAGAGTCCTGATGATACGGATGTCATTGAATTGAAGAAGACTCAAAATGAAAAGGAAGTGCTGCGTGaaaaaatgcaaaatttaCAGAATAAAATTCTTGTTGGTGGTGAAAATTTGCTCGAGAAAGCCGAAGCTCAAGAACGTTTACTGGCCGCGTCGGCGATTGAACTTGACCAGCGTAAAAAACGAGAAGAGCAACTGAAGAAAGCGATCGAAGAAAAAGAAGCCGAGCGAATTGATATAGAAGAAAAATATTCGTCATTGCAAGAAGAAGCTGCGGGAAAGACTAAAAAATTAGCTAAGGTCTACACGATGTTGATGTCCGCTCGTGCTGAGTTGCTGGATTTGCAAGAGGAACATCAACGAGAAATGGAAGGTTTGCTGGAAGGCGTGCGCGGTATTGGACGCGAGCTACAGCTGCAAGAGTTGATTTTGAATAGTTACATACCCGTTCAATATCAAACTATGATTGAACGGTACGTTCACTGGAATGAAGACATCGGCGAGTGGCAACT
This genomic interval carries:
- the LOC103574869 gene encoding tyrosine-protein phosphatase non-receptor type 9, giving the protein MYAERSSNLSIHEFWRRKSSKYMKTIKSEHLFVNHTCWYEETPETKKRNRRHRHRSSVKSIQSLEPSVNGSDSFYASYVDGYDLKRKFIVVETLTSEKKSRNYWKLIWETNCRVIVRFDINDWKNCQYWLHNHISDYTEGEFNVWKKKTISHNYYTEILLTVANKKNGKSKQITHYEYHEHPDGKLPIESARFIFFLKMVNKSQENYNISASSSNKCARTPIVVHSVGRYERAISFCALDICLNQIRETKSVSVPSVLLKIKGQTQLDFFSFEEYLIINKILLHSKWALELKTEDDGKTSFFRSRVRKYCLIFKRASVF
- the Ank-n5 gene encoding viral ankyrin-3; translation: MERADNSNLEMLLETDWQLHQVYTGENIFFVIAKLGWLKTLHTLNVLIDEEIKPWLQQRNKLGDTCIHVAALANRGKQAIQLIEKLVEYGANLNTRRNCNGDTVLDIAVKNKDHELTVWLWKQPSINLQTEKFFHYVMDQMKLKESQENKMEILEAYMMQLFK
- the Ank-n4 gene encoding viral ankyrin-4; this translates as MDSSDKSNLPLLLEIDWERHEAYTGENIFHVIAKKGWLKMLCALEGLVDEKIKPWLRKWSRDGNTCLHEAALRNKGPQAIRIMEKLIEYGADLNLKSSCHKPVLHVAVERNDYELVAWICQQPGINLEAEDFYKFTAHQLASKKNLNNDKKMVKILETYGAIPRQDGSSEDEVSDSEEKSDSE
- the LOC103574829 gene encoding kinesin-like protein KIF3A, with translation MPGPEDNTSELGEIENVRVVVRVRPLNGKELDGHCKKIVKVDRLNSEITVENPNAVHGEPPKVFSFDATFDDDSTQVDIYNETARPIVDKVLQGYNGTIFAYGQTGTGKTYTMSGAKTPPQLRGIIPNTFAQIFGHIAKADDKQKFLVRATYLEIYNEEIRDLLGKDQNTRLEVKERPDIGVFVKDLSGYVVNNADDLDRIMSLGNKNRVVGATAMNVSSSRSHAIFTITVESSQLGEDNEQHVKMGKLHLVDLAGSERQSKTKATGIRLREATKINLSLSTLGNVISALVDGQSSHVPYRNSKLTRLLQDSLGGNSKTLMCANISPADMNYDETISTLRYANRAKNIKNRARINEDPKDALLRQFQDEIEQLRKQLEENGEELSESDADTDESNPAEDDLNSRKTKRKSQILTMEELDDKDIEVAQEKIDKAEHTDKSPDDTDVIELKKTQNEKEVLREKMQNLQNKILVGGENLLEKAEAQERLLAASAIELDQRKKREEQLKKAIEEKEAERIDIEEKYSSLQEEAAGKTKKLAKVYTMLMSARAELLDLQEEHQREMEGLLEGVRGIGRELQLQELILNSYIPVQYQTMIERYVHWNEDIGEWQLKCVAYTGNNMRKAQTTPAIGTAKDQPQLDLSNIYLTYNEPENNLMPTKKLRGRSGVPRPTTAHKRTPH